Proteins found in one Triticum aestivum cultivar Chinese Spring chromosome 4D, IWGSC CS RefSeq v2.1, whole genome shotgun sequence genomic segment:
- the LOC123096202 gene encoding PHD finger protein ALFIN-LIKE 8, which translates to MDGGGTHRTPEDVFRDFRARRAGMIKALTTDVEKFYQQCDPEKENLCLYGLPNETWEVNLPAEEVPPELPEPALGINFARDGMDEKDWLSLVAVHSDAWLLAVAFYFGARFGFDKESRKRLFSMINNLPTIYEVVTGTAKKQVKEKHPKSSSKINKSGTKPSRQPEPNSRGPKMPPPPKDEDDSGGEEEEGEEHEKALCGACNDNYGQDEFWICCDACETWFHGKCVKITPAKAEHIKHYKCPNCSSSSKRARA; encoded by the exons ATGGACGGGGGAGGCACGCATCGCACGCCGGAGGACGTGTTCAGGGATTTCCGCGCGCGGCGGGCCGGCATGATTAAGGCGCTCACCACCG ATGTGGAGAAGTTCTATCAGCAGTGCGACCCAG AGAAAGAGAATCTATGTCTGTATGGTCTTCCCAATGAAACATGGGAAGTGAACTTGCCTGCAGAGGAGGTTCCCCCAGAACTTCCAGAGCCGGCACTGGGAATTAATTTTGCTCGGGATGGGATGGATGAGAAAGATTGGTTGTCACTTGTTGCGGTGCACAGTGATGCCTGGTTGCTAGCAGTAGCCTTCTACTTTGGAGCAAGATTCGGGTTTGACAAAGAATCCAG GAAGCGGCTTTTTAGCATGATAAACAACCTCCCCACCATATATGAGGTTGTCACCGGAACTGCGAAGAAGCAGGTCAAAGAAAAACACCCCAAAAGCAGCAGCAAGATAAATAAATCTGGCACTAAG CCATCTCGCCAGCCAGAACCTAACTCAAGGGGTCCAAAGATGCCACCACCTCCGAAGGATGAGGACGACAGTGGAGgcgaggaagaagagggagaagaacatGAAAAGGCATTATGTGGTGCGTGTAACGATAACTATGGACAGGATGAATTCTGGATCTGCTGTGATGCTTGTGAGACATGGTTCCACGGTAAGTGTGTGAAGATCACCCCTGCCAAAGCTGAGCACATCAAGCACTACAAATGCCCGAATTGCAGCAGCAGTAGCAAGAGGGCCAGAGCATGA